One region of Ornithorhynchus anatinus isolate Pmale09 chromosome X5, mOrnAna1.pri.v4, whole genome shotgun sequence genomic DNA includes:
- the KCNJ9 gene encoding G protein-activated inward rectifier potassium channel 3, whose translation MAQEGPEAGCRAGPPPRRARGRQRYVEKDGRCNVQQGHAGERYRYLTDLFTTLVDLRWRASLLVFILAYALTWLFFGAIWWLIAYARGDLDHLHDAAWTPCVHNLNGFVSAFLFSIETETTIGYGHRVIADACPEGIALLLLQAILGSVVNAFLVGCMFVKISQPNRRAETLVFSSHAVVALRDGRLCLMFRVGDLRRSHIVEASIRAKLIRSRQTPEGEFLPLHQTDLAVGFDTGDDRLFLVSPLVISHEIDARSPFWDASRRALEEDEFEIVVILEGMVEATGMTCQARSSYLVDEVLWGHRFMSVLSLEDGFYEVDHACFHQTLEVPTPSCSARQLAEAAARRDAHLYWSIPSRLDERGAEAEADGAGDDDGAAGDDGDREPRAAGDGQEPPEGPPPSEGESEL comes from the exons ATGGCCCAGGAGGGTCCGGAGGCGGGGTGCCGGGCGGGCCCTCCGccgcggcgggcccggggccggcagcGTTATGTGGAGAAGGACGGGCGCTGTAACGTGCAGCAGGGCCACGCCGGAGAGCGTTACCGCTACCTGACCGACCTGTTCACCACGCTGGTCGACCTCCGCTGGCGCGCCAGCCTGCTCGTCTTCATCCTGGCCTACGCTCTCACCTGGCTCTTCTTCGGCGCAATCTGGTGGCTCATCGCCTACGCCCGCGGCGACCTGGACCACCTGCACGACGCCGCCTGGACGCCCTGCGTGCACAACCTCAACGGCTTCGTGTccgccttcctcttctccatcgaGACCGAGACCACCATCGGCTACGGCCACCGGGTCATCGCCGACGCCTGCCCCGAGGGCATCGCGCTGCTCCTGCTGCAGGCCATCCTGGGCAGCGTGGTCAACGCCTTCCTGGTGGGCTGCATGTTCGTCAAGATCTCGCAGCCCAACCGGCGGGCCGAGACCCTCGTCTTCTCCTCCCACGCCGTGGTGGCCCTGCGCGACGGTCGCCTGTGCCTCATGTTCCGCGTGGGCGACCTCCGCCGCTCCCACATCGTCGAGGCCTCCATCCGGGCCAAGCTGATCCGCTCGCGTCAGACCCCCGAGGGCGAGTTCCTGCCCCTGCACCAGACCGACCTGGCCGTGGGCTTCGACACGGGAGACGACCGCCTCTTCCTCGTGTCGCCGCTGGTCATCTCCCACGAGATCGACGCCCGCAGCCCCTTCTGGGACGCCTCGCGTCGCGCCCTGGAGGAGGACGAGTTCGAGATCGTGGTCATCTTGGAGGGCATGGTGGAGGCCACCG gGATGACGTGCCAGGCGCGCAGCTCCTACCTGGTGGACGAGGTGCTGTGGGGGCACCGCTTCATGTCGGTGCTCAGCCTGGAGGACGGCTTCTACGAGGTGGACCACGCCTGCTTCCACCAGACCCTGGAGGTGCCCACCCCGTCCTGCAGCGCCCGTCAGCTGGCCgaggccgccgcccgccgcgACGCCCACCTCTACTGGTCCATCCCCAGCCGCCTGGACGAGCGgggggccgaggccgaggccgacgGGGCCGGGGACGACGACGGGGCCGCGGGCGACGACGGGGACCGGGAGCCCAGGGCCGCCGGCGATGGCCAGGAGCCCCCGGAGGGACCCCCGCCGTCGGAGGGCGAGTCCGAGCTCTGA
- the IGSF8 gene encoding immunoglobulin superfamily member 8, with translation MEAPSPALPSRRRPLLLLLFPPPPPLLLLLLLLLGPWVAAREVLVPAGPLYRVEGTAVTVDCSVRGFEGPAQQDFEWFLYRPEAPDTALGVASTRDPRFPYAVFASRVAAGEVTVRRLRGDAAQLSIGRLRARDAGVYECYTPSTDAAYLGSYSGKVELRVLPDLLQVSADPGPSPSWPRGRQSPAMPPRLTVPEGQELVLGCAARAGGGPGPGAGAGAQHTHLSVSFGRTPPGEPAGPGAGEEVAGLRADLSVEAGPAYGARLAAGKLQLVRANGGGYRLALGSARPADTGTYHCTAAQWIQDPGGGGNWTRIAEKRAVLAHVEVPALATQLSVTVGPGEKRLAAGEALELTCNLSAAPAPLPPGPNVALSVGWEMAPAGAPGPGHLVTQLDTDGVVSPGPSYSGRRGGLDKVAAGAYRLRLEAARPGDAGVYRCLARAYVREPGGRLRQAAEARSAPLPVHVREEGVALEVVAWLAGGAVYRGEVAPLLCNVTTSGGPPGLRLALSWWAERPRTPDGRPDPELEPARLVGGLDRDGVVELGVRPSGGAVSVERLGHRTHRLRLHELRPEDEGVYHCSAAAWAQLPDRSWYQAGTARSGPVTVYPYTRPLDTLFVPLLVGTAAALVTGGTVLGTITCCFLKRLRKR, from the exons ATGGaagcccccagccctgccctccccagccggcggcgcccgctcctcctcctcctcttcccgccgccgccgccgctgctgctgctgctgctgctgctgctcg GGCCGTGGGTGGCGGCGCGGGAGGTGCTGGTGCCCGCGGGGCCGCTCTACCGAGTGGAGGGCACGGCGGTGACGGTGGACTGCAGCGTCCGAGGCTTCGAGGGCCCCGCGCAGCAGGACTTCGAGTGGTTCCTCTACCGGCCGGAGGCCCCGGACACGGCCCTGGGCGTGGCCAGCACGCGTGACCCGCGCTTCCCCTACGCCGTGTTCGCCTCCCGCGTGGCGGCCGGAGAGGTCACCGTGCGGAGGCTCAGGGGCGACGCCGCCCAGCTCAGCATCGGGCGCCTCAGGGCCCGGGACGCCGGGGTCTACGAGTGCTACACGCCGTCCACCGACGCGGCCTACCTGGGCAGCTACAGCGGCAAGGTGGAGCTCAGAG TCCTTCCGGACCTGCTGCAGGTGTCGGCCGACCCCGGGCCGAGTCCGTCCTGGCCCCGCGGCCGCCAGAGCCCGGCGATGCCCCCGCGGCTGACGGTGCCCGAGGGGCAGGAGCTGGTCCTGGGCTGCGCGgcaagggcggggggcggcccggggccgggggctggggcgggggctcAGCACACCCACCTGTCCGTGTCCTTCGGGCGGACACCCCCCGGGGAACCGGCGGGTCCGGGTGCGggtgaggaggtggcggggctGCGGGCCGACCTGTCGGTGGAGGCCGGGCCGGCCTACGGTGCGCGGCTGGCGGCGGGCAAGCTGCAGCTGGTCCGGGCCAACGGCGGGGGCTATCGCCTGGCACTGGGGAGCGCCCGCCCGGCCGACACGGGCACCTACCACTGCACGGCCGCCCAGTGGATCCAGGACCCCGGCGGCGGTGGAAACTGGACCCGCATCGCCGAGAAGCGGGCCGTGCTGGCCCACGTCGAGGTGCCCGCCTTGG CGACGCAGCTGTCGGTGACGGTGGGTCCCGGGGAGAAGCGGCTGGCGGCGGGGGAGGCCCTGGAGCTGACCTGTAACCTgtccgcggccccggccccgctgcccccGGGCCCGAACGTCGCCTTGTCGGTGGGCTGGGAGATGGCCCCCGCCGGGGCTCCGGGGCCCGGCCACCTGGTGACGCAGCTGGACACGGATGGCGTGGTCAGCCCGGGCCCCAGCTACAGCGGCCGGCGCGGGGGGCTGGACAAGGTGGCGGCCGGAGCCTACCGCCTGCGGCTGgaggccgcccggcccggggacgCGGGCGTCTACCGCTGCCTGGCGCGGGCCTACGTGCGGGAGCCCGGAGGGAGGCTCCGCCAGGCGGCCGAGGCCCGCTCCGCCCCGCTGCCCGTCCACGTGCGAGAGGAAG GGGTGGCGCTGGAGGTGGTGGCGTGGCTGGCGGGGGGCGCGGTGTACCGGGGAGAGGTGGCCCCCTTGCTGTGTAACGTGACGACTTCGGGGGGTCCCCCGGGCCTGCGGCTGGCCCTCAGCTGGTGGGCAGAGCGGCCGCGGACTCCGGATGGACGGCCGGACCCGGAGCTGGAGCCGGCGCGGCTGGTGGGTGGGCTGGACCGGGAcggcgtggtggagctgggggtcCGGCCGTCGGGCGGGGCGGTCAGCGTGGAGCGGCTGGGCCACCGCACCCACCGGCTGCGCCTGCACGAGCTGCGGCCCGAAGACGAGGGCGTCTATCACTGCTCCGCCGCGGCCTGGGCCCAGCTCCCCGACCGCAGCTGGTACCAGGCCGGGACCGCCCGCTCCGGACCCGTCACCGTCTACCCCTACACCCGCC ccctgGACACCCTGTTTGTGCCGCTGCTGGTGGGCACAGCCGCGGCCTTGGTCACGGGGGGCACCGTCCTTGGCACCATCACCTGCTGCTTCCTGAAGCGTCTGCGCAAACGTTGA